One Aegilops tauschii subsp. strangulata cultivar AL8/78 chromosome 7, Aet v6.0, whole genome shotgun sequence genomic window carries:
- the LOC109743177 gene encoding uncharacterized protein translates to MLRRNTRLRREYLYRKSLEGKERQHYEKKRRVREALEEGKPIPTELRNEELALRREIDLDDQDRAVPRSIIDDEYAGATLREPKILLTTSRNPSAPLTQFVKELKVVFPNSQRMNRGGQVISEIVESCRSHEITDLILVHEHRGQPDGLIVCHLPLGPTAYFGLLNVVTRHDIKDRKAMGKMSEAYPHLILDNFTTKTGERTANIMKHLFPVPKPESKRLITFANRDDYISFRHHIYEKHGGPKSIDLKEVGPRFELRLYQIKRGTVDQSEAQNEFVLRPYMNTAKKQKSLGV, encoded by the exons ATGCTGCGTCGGAACACGCGGCTCCGTCGGGAGTACCTCTACCGGAAGAGCCTCGAGGGGAAGGAGCGTCAGCACTACGAGAAGAAGCGCCGCGTCCGGGAGGCGCTCGAGGAGGGCAAGCCTATCCCGACCGAGCTTCGCAACGAGGAGCTCGCCCTCCGCCGCGAGATCGACCTCGACGACCAAGACCGCGCAG TACCGAGGAGCATCATAGATGACGAGTACGCCGGCGCCACGCTCCGCGAGCCCAAGATTCTCTTGACCACATCCCGTAACCCGAGTGCGCCCCTGACTCAGTTTGTTAAG GAGCTGAAAGTTGTATTTCCGAACTCACAGAGGATGAACCGTGGTGGTCAG GTGATTTCAGAAATCGTTGAGTCCTGCCGATCACACGAGATCACTGATCTTATTTTGGTGCATGAGCATCGTGGCCAGCCTGATGGTTTGATTGTGTGTCATCTACCATTAGGTCCAACTGCATACTTTGGGTTACTCAATGTG GTAACACGACATGATATCAAAGATAGGAAGGCCATGGGAAAAATGTCAGAAGCTTACCCTCATTTGATACTGGACAACTTCACAACGAAG ACTGGTGAAAGGACTGCCAATATAATGAAGCATCTCTTTCCTGTGCCGAAGCCGGAGTCAAAGCGTCTAATCACTTTTGCTAATAGAGACGACTATATCTCTTTCAG GCATCACATCTACGAAAAACATGGTGGCCCCAAATCCATTGACCTGAAGGAGGTTGGGCCCCGTTTTGAGTTGCGACTCTACCAG ATCAAACGAGGAACTGTGGACCAAAGTGAAGCGCAGAACGAGTTTGTGCTACGGCCGTACATGAATACTGCTAAGAAGCAGAAATCGCTTGGGGTTTGA